In Methanococcoides sp. AM1, one genomic interval encodes:
- a CDS encoding glutamate--tRNA ligase, whose translation MTLTDEDKITIEKFALQNAVKYGKTPQLGAVMGRVMGSCPHLRPLAKDVGPMIQQILDEVSKGSPEQWESRLEAIAPELIEELNTKKVPDKGLKPLDVAEGETVVMRFAPNPNGPPTLGSTRGIVVNSEYVKKYGGKFIIRFDDTDPQTKRPMLEAYDWYIEDCTWLDAKPDKVVIASDQMEVYYDYARQLIEMGHAYVCFCEGGDFKKFKDAKEPCPHRGQSPVVNLEHWDKMLAGEYEEKAAVVRIKTDIKHKDPALRDYGAFRIVKTPHPRPEVGDKYVVWPLLDFEGAIEDHELGMTHIIRGKDLMDSEKRQGYIYNYLGWDYPKTTHWGRIKVHEFGKFSTSGLRQAIEEGEYSGWDDPRLPTLRALRRRGIKPEAIRKFMIEMGVGETDVSISMDTLYAENRKIIDPIANRYFFVWDPVELEIENAEACVVEPSLHPTEERGRRSINVGSNVFVCNDDVGPVKEGDVLRLKDLYNIEVTSVSPLKGRCIGNSMEDAKTRKMRIIHWAPEDNVAIKVLAPHGEFTGVGEKQVVEELNNVVQFERFGFCRIDSVDDSVVAYFTHK comes from the coding sequence ATGACCCTGACTGATGAAGATAAAATCACTATAGAGAAATTTGCGCTTCAAAACGCTGTAAAATATGGGAAGACCCCTCAGCTTGGAGCTGTTATGGGACGTGTAATGGGTTCTTGTCCTCACCTGCGCCCTCTTGCAAAGGATGTTGGGCCTATGATCCAGCAGATACTGGATGAGGTATCAAAAGGCAGCCCTGAGCAGTGGGAGTCTCGCCTTGAGGCAATAGCACCTGAGCTTATCGAGGAGCTTAACACGAAAAAAGTGCCTGATAAAGGGCTCAAGCCTCTTGACGTTGCAGAGGGTGAGACCGTTGTCATGCGTTTTGCACCAAACCCCAATGGTCCTCCTACACTTGGAAGTACCCGTGGTATTGTGGTAAACTCTGAATATGTTAAGAAATATGGTGGCAAGTTCATCATCCGTTTCGATGACACTGATCCGCAGACCAAGCGTCCGATGCTTGAGGCGTATGACTGGTACATCGAGGACTGTACATGGCTTGATGCAAAACCGGACAAGGTGGTCATTGCATCAGACCAGATGGAAGTCTATTACGATTATGCAAGGCAACTCATTGAGATGGGCCATGCCTATGTTTGCTTCTGTGAAGGCGGCGACTTCAAGAAGTTCAAGGATGCCAAGGAACCCTGCCCTCACCGTGGACAGAGCCCGGTGGTGAACCTTGAGCACTGGGATAAGATGCTTGCAGGCGAATATGAGGAAAAGGCTGCAGTGGTCAGAATAAAGACAGATATCAAGCACAAGGACCCTGCACTTCGTGATTATGGTGCTTTCAGGATCGTCAAGACCCCTCACCCACGTCCTGAGGTCGGTGACAAATATGTGGTCTGGCCTTTGCTTGACTTTGAAGGTGCTATTGAGGACCATGAGCTTGGAATGACCCATATTATCAGGGGTAAGGACCTGATGGACAGTGAGAAGCGCCAGGGGTATATCTATAATTATCTCGGCTGGGACTATCCAAAGACCACTCACTGGGGTCGTATCAAGGTGCACGAGTTCGGCAAGTTCAGTACAAGCGGACTCCGACAGGCAATAGAGGAAGGGGAGTATTCCGGGTGGGATGATCCACGCCTGCCAACATTACGTGCACTCCGAAGACGTGGAATCAAGCCTGAAGCGATCCGTAAATTCATGATCGAAATGGGTGTGGGCGAAACCGATGTCAGCATCAGTATGGACACGCTCTATGCAGAGAACAGGAAGATCATTGATCCTATTGCTAACAGGTATTTCTTCGTATGGGACCCTGTTGAACTTGAGATCGAAAATGCGGAAGCCTGTGTTGTGGAACCTTCATTGCATCCTACTGAAGAGAGGGGAAGGCGTAGCATCAATGTCGGATCAAATGTGTTTGTCTGTAATGATGATGTAGGTCCTGTCAAAGAAGGCGATGTGCTGCGTTTGAAAGACCTCTATAATATCGAGGTTACCTCTGTGAGTCCGCTGAAAGGTCGTTGCATTGGAAATTCCATGGAAGATGCCAAAACCAGGAAGATGCGCATAATCCATTGGGCACCTGAAGATAACGTCGCCATAAAAGTGCTGGCACCGCATGGTGAGTTCACAGGCGTTGGCGAGAAGCAGGTTGTTGAAGAGCTTAACAACGTTGTCCAGTTCGAAAGATTCGGCTTCTGCAGGATCGATTCAGTGGATGATAGTGTTGTTGCGTACTTCACCCATAAGTGA
- a CDS encoding 30S ribosomal protein S3ae: protein MAKKRVQRKLDKWKSKEWYNIEAPKFIGSNHIGVTPTDDPEKLLGRIVETTVGELTNDFSKHNIKLKLEIDNVTGDVANTRFIGHEITTDYLRSIVKRQTSRIDANLNVKTKDGYKIRVKPICFTVKRARTSQIKGLRDVMVETVAKRASELDFEQFVEEAIVGKLSANIYRKSKTIYPLRRVEIRKTEVQVVPPHAVATPVVEEAPVVEEAPVVEETPEVVETPTAEE from the coding sequence TTGGCAAAAAAGAGAGTACAAAGGAAGCTGGATAAGTGGAAATCAAAAGAGTGGTATAACATCGAGGCACCAAAGTTCATCGGTAGCAACCACATCGGTGTAACCCCAACTGACGACCCGGAGAAACTGCTCGGTCGTATTGTGGAAACCACCGTTGGTGAACTCACCAATGATTTCTCAAAGCACAATATCAAACTCAAACTTGAGATCGATAACGTAACCGGTGATGTGGCAAATACAAGATTTATCGGCCACGAGATCACTACCGATTACCTTCGTTCCATCGTAAAGCGCCAGACTTCCAGAATTGATGCAAATCTTAATGTCAAGACAAAGGATGGTTACAAGATAAGGGTCAAACCTATCTGCTTTACAGTCAAGAGAGCAAGGACAAGCCAGATCAAAGGTCTCAGGGACGTCATGGTCGAAACAGTAGCAAAACGCGCATCAGAACTCGACTTTGAGCAGTTCGTAGAAGAAGCTATTGTCGGTAAGCTTTCCGCAAACATCTACAGGAAATCAAAAACCATCTACCCACTGAGAAGAGTAGAGATCAGGAAGACCGAAGTTCAGGTCGTTCCACCACACGCAGTAGCAACTCCAGTAGTTGAAGAAGCTCCAGTAGTTGAAGAAGCTCCGGTAGTTGAAGAAACTCCCGAAGTTGTAGAAACCCCTACAGCTGAAGAATGA
- a CDS encoding serine--tRNA ligase, with translation MELKFNLKGAFKTSADPTDAKDIIAQYINEANETILTKGAPEGQGARITEWNIVGNSVEVSIESGRFVRAHDAIIRLRKPLARKLGKEFHIGIRGIDVKEFTIEMPAEEKLENIKIPHVSNITNVEGGIVLELEVGESELENRIPDRILTLMEEKVRAKDYGGKAEHWQVLWESEKKEHTFHGDPTQEMMKEGWIKRGASRGQWIHGPQSTKMFRTFERIVMEELLGPLGYREMIFPKLVPWEVWQKSGHAKGVYPEIYYVCPPKTRDPEFWEEVSDHYKVTHEVPTALIKEKIGDPIGGLCYAQCPPFWMYLQGETIPTEDFPIKVFDRSGTSHRYESGGIHGMERVDEFHRVEIVWLGTKEQVVETAKELHEKYMHIFNEILDLEWRKAWVTPWFMAQEGLTGLSEQGEAGTTDYEAPLPYRGDDGEWLEFQNVSINGNKYPSGFNVKSQSGEELWSGCSGVGLERWASAFFAQKGLDPENWPEEFRKRVGEMPEGIHFL, from the coding sequence ATGGAACTTAAATTCAACCTGAAAGGAGCATTCAAAACCAGCGCCGACCCGACCGACGCAAAAGATATTATTGCCCAGTATATCAATGAGGCAAATGAGACCATCCTTACAAAAGGAGCACCAGAAGGACAAGGTGCAAGGATCACAGAATGGAATATTGTTGGTAACAGTGTCGAGGTCTCTATAGAATCAGGAAGGTTCGTCAGGGCACATGATGCGATCATACGCCTCAGGAAACCCCTTGCAAGAAAGCTTGGGAAAGAGTTCCACATAGGTATTCGTGGCATTGATGTGAAAGAGTTCACCATTGAAATGCCTGCTGAGGAAAAACTTGAGAATATAAAGATCCCTCACGTAAGCAACATCACAAATGTGGAAGGTGGCATAGTCCTTGAGCTTGAGGTCGGTGAATCCGAACTTGAGAACCGTATTCCTGACAGGATACTGACCCTCATGGAAGAGAAGGTCAGGGCAAAGGATTACGGCGGCAAAGCAGAACACTGGCAGGTCCTCTGGGAAAGTGAAAAGAAGGAACACACATTCCATGGTGATCCTACACAGGAAATGATGAAAGAGGGATGGATCAAGCGAGGAGCAAGCCGCGGACAGTGGATACATGGCCCGCAGTCCACAAAGATGTTCAGGACATTCGAAAGGATCGTTATGGAAGAGCTCCTCGGACCTCTGGGATACAGGGAAATGATCTTCCCAAAACTTGTCCCATGGGAGGTCTGGCAGAAGTCCGGACATGCAAAGGGTGTATATCCAGAGATCTACTACGTCTGCCCTCCAAAGACAAGGGACCCTGAGTTCTGGGAAGAGGTCTCTGATCACTATAAGGTCACACATGAAGTGCCCACTGCACTGATCAAAGAGAAGATCGGCGACCCTATCGGCGGCCTGTGCTATGCACAATGTCCTCCTTTCTGGATGTACCTGCAGGGAGAAACAATCCCTACAGAGGACTTCCCGATAAAGGTATTTGACAGGTCCGGCACATCGCACCGCTATGAAAGCGGAGGAATTCATGGAATGGAGCGTGTGGATGAGTTCCACCGTGTGGAGATCGTATGGCTGGGTACAAAGGAACAGGTTGTGGAAACTGCAAAGGAACTGCATGAAAAGTACATGCACATCTTTAATGAGATCCTTGACCTTGAATGGAGAAAGGCATGGGTAACCCCATGGTTCATGGCACAGGAAGGTCTTACAGGCCTTTCAGAACAGGGTGAAGCAGGTACCACTGACTATGAAGCACCACTGCCTTACAGAGGCGATGACGGAGAATGGCTTGAGTTCCAGAATGTCAGTATCAACGGCAACAAATACCCATCAGGATTCAATGTGAAATCCCAGTCAGGTGAAGAACTATGGTCAGGATGTTCAGGCGTGGGACTTGAGCGCTGGGCATCAGCATTCTTTGCACAGAAGGGGCTTGATCCCGAAAACTGGCCAGAGGAGTTCAGAAAGAGAGTCGGTGAAATGCCAGAGGGAATTCATTTCCTCTGA
- a CDS encoding uracil-DNA glycosylase: MTSEWKTLEVVEKYIFECTACPLSDTVINKVIRKGSEKPKVLFIGEAPGKNEDETGVPFCGRAGKILDELIDYAGLEDSDWAVINTIKCRPPKNRNPNKKELEACKPFLKRQIELLDPKLIILLGNTAEKAFLNGHKMEWGSVEEFEGRDVLKIFHPAALIYTRSRTDDQHRFIDENRHLFS; encoded by the coding sequence ATGACCTCTGAATGGAAAACACTTGAAGTTGTTGAAAAGTATATCTTCGAATGTACTGCATGCCCTCTTTCTGACACGGTTATAAATAAGGTCATACGCAAGGGATCGGAGAAACCTAAAGTACTATTTATCGGGGAAGCCCCGGGAAAGAATGAGGATGAGACCGGAGTGCCTTTTTGCGGACGTGCAGGAAAGATACTGGATGAACTTATCGACTATGCCGGGCTTGAGGATAGCGATTGGGCAGTCATCAATACTATCAAATGCAGACCGCCAAAGAATCGTAATCCTAACAAGAAAGAGCTTGAAGCCTGCAAACCATTCCTGAAAAGGCAGATAGAACTGCTTGACCCGAAATTGATAATCCTCCTTGGCAATACTGCTGAAAAAGCCTTCCTTAATGGACATAAGATGGAATGGGGATCTGTCGAGGAATTCGAAGGACGGGATGTGCTTAAGATATTCCACCCGGCCGCATTGATCTATACAAGATCAAGAACAGATGACCAGCATAGGTTCATTGATGAGAACAGGCATTTGTTCTCATGA
- a CDS encoding KEOPS complex subunit Pcc1: MKISTTIRFNSPDATDVARKIALSLKPDNLTNMETMIEEDQVSITIRTEKISSMIATVDDLLMNAKISEDIIKEVEEKDDL; encoded by the coding sequence ATGAAGATATCCACGACGATCAGGTTCAACAGCCCGGATGCAACTGATGTTGCCAGGAAAATTGCACTTTCACTAAAACCAGACAATCTTACCAACATGGAAACAATGATAGAAGAAGATCAGGTATCCATAACCATCAGAACAGAGAAGATATCATCCATGATCGCGACTGTGGATGATCTGCTCATGAACGCAAAGATCTCCGAGGATATCATAAAGGAAGTGGAGGAGAAAGATGACCTCTGA
- a CDS encoding DHHA1 domain-containing protein, with protein MIEMQNLIELAKQIAAIIEEYEHARVISHNDADGISSAAIICQALLRKGIPYHLTIIGRLDESVAEMVNETTSDEDIVIFCDMGSGQSEIIEKVEQDVIVIDHHKPVGDSPAKAMINPHMVGIDGAVHLCAATTTYLVAKALDEENIDLAGLAVAGAVGDKQLFETANKVILDEAVEAGIVSVKKGLKVGSGDVAAILENTPEPYLDLTGEREKIDQFLEMLDIHGNINSLDTEQLQKLTSTIALKLTKSASPEAIEAAIGDVYILNREVVKNAYDLVAIMNTCGKQKVPGLAISLCMKDESALEEAQDITLKSQKAIIADIKKAEELLQKGENIYYLSGKELESTGMVASTIIRYVHPDMPFIAINEVEGVIKISGRGTRELVEKGLDLAYAMRTAASSVGGDGGGHSVASGASIPLGRTEEFIALVDDIVGEQLN; from the coding sequence TTGATAGAAATGCAGAATTTAATAGAACTTGCAAAACAGATAGCTGCCATCATTGAAGAGTATGAACATGCACGGGTCATCTCCCATAATGATGCCGACGGCATATCTTCAGCTGCGATCATCTGTCAGGCACTGCTCAGGAAAGGGATACCATACCATCTGACGATCATTGGCCGCCTGGACGAAAGTGTGGCAGAGATGGTCAATGAAACTACTTCTGATGAGGATATTGTGATATTCTGCGATATGGGTAGCGGGCAGTCAGAGATAATCGAAAAGGTCGAACAGGATGTGATCGTGATAGATCACCACAAGCCAGTCGGAGATTCACCTGCTAAAGCCATGATCAATCCACATATGGTCGGAATTGACGGAGCAGTACACCTGTGTGCCGCCACTACAACATACCTTGTTGCAAAGGCTCTGGATGAAGAAAATATTGACCTTGCAGGACTTGCTGTCGCAGGTGCTGTTGGAGATAAACAGCTTTTCGAGACCGCAAATAAGGTAATACTGGATGAAGCTGTTGAAGCAGGCATCGTTTCTGTCAAAAAGGGACTGAAAGTGGGCAGTGGCGATGTTGCTGCCATACTGGAGAACACGCCGGAGCCATACCTTGACCTTACAGGCGAACGTGAGAAGATCGACCAGTTCCTGGAGATGCTTGACATACACGGCAATATTAACTCACTCGATACGGAACAGTTGCAGAAGCTAACTTCCACAATTGCATTAAAACTTACGAAATCCGCCAGCCCTGAAGCTATTGAAGCTGCTATCGGTGATGTATATATACTGAACAGAGAAGTTGTCAAGAATGCCTACGATCTTGTAGCTATCATGAACACCTGTGGCAAACAGAAAGTCCCCGGACTTGCCATTTCACTTTGTATGAAGGACGAGTCTGCACTTGAAGAAGCACAGGATATTACCCTTAAAAGCCAGAAGGCCATCATCGCCGATATTAAGAAAGCAGAAGAGCTGTTGCAAAAAGGTGAGAACATCTACTACCTGAGTGGTAAGGAACTTGAATCCACAGGAATGGTAGCGAGTACAATTATAAGATATGTCCATCCTGATATGCCCTTCATTGCCATTAATGAGGTAGAAGGTGTTATCAAGATATCCGGAAGAGGGACCCGGGAACTGGTTGAGAAAGGACTTGACCTTGCTTATGCAATGCGGACTGCTGCATCATCTGTTGGCGGAGATGGAGGGGGTCACAGTGTAGCTTCCGGTGCATCCATACCACTGGGAAGAACAGAGGAATTCATTGCACTTGTCGATGACATTGTCGGAGAACAGCTGAACTGA
- the glmU gene encoding bifunctional sugar-1-phosphate nucleotidylyltransferase/acetyltransferase, with amino-acid sequence MKAVVLAAGEGTRMRPLTSALPKVMLPIANKPMLEHIVDAAIEAGIEGFVFITGYHEESIREYFGNGERQGVTIDYIHQEEQLGTANAIACAKGYVKDRFIVLNGDVLVSSSHIKRMIEGEADAIITVKHVNNASDFGVIETNGNKVSRIIEKPEIPPTNLANAGIYLFRETIFELIEKTPLSPREEYEITDSLQMLIDSDANVGYEVLEEEWIDIGRPWDLLDANAILLEEMQPARSGIVEPNATLIGDVSVGEGTLIRNGAYIIGPVVIGKDCDIGPNCFIRPSTTIGNRVHIGNAVEVKNSIIMDDTKIGHLSYIGDSIIGRKCNFGAGTKVANLRHDGKNIMVNIKGKRTDSGRRKLGVIMGDDVHTGINTSINVGTVMKSGSFTKPGEVVR; translated from the coding sequence ATGAAAGCTGTAGTACTTGCAGCCGGAGAAGGTACCCGGATGAGGCCATTGACATCAGCACTTCCAAAGGTCATGCTTCCGATAGCCAACAAACCGATGCTTGAACATATAGTTGATGCAGCGATAGAAGCAGGTATTGAAGGATTTGTGTTCATCACAGGTTACCATGAGGAAAGCATCAGAGAATACTTTGGTAACGGAGAAAGACAAGGCGTTACTATTGACTACATTCACCAGGAAGAACAACTTGGCACGGCCAATGCAATTGCCTGTGCAAAAGGGTATGTTAAAGACAGGTTTATCGTACTCAACGGAGATGTTCTTGTCAGTTCATCACATATCAAAAGGATGATCGAAGGAGAAGCTGATGCGATAATTACCGTAAAACATGTGAACAATGCTTCAGATTTCGGTGTTATTGAGACCAATGGGAACAAAGTTTCCAGAATAATCGAAAAACCAGAGATACCACCAACAAACCTTGCAAATGCAGGAATATACCTTTTCAGGGAAACCATTTTTGAACTTATCGAAAAGACCCCATTATCACCAAGGGAAGAATACGAGATCACTGATTCACTTCAGATGTTGATAGACAGCGATGCCAATGTTGGTTATGAGGTCCTGGAAGAAGAATGGATAGACATCGGAAGACCATGGGACCTCCTCGATGCTAATGCAATTCTATTAGAAGAGATGCAGCCAGCTAGATCAGGCATTGTAGAACCGAATGCCACCCTGATAGGCGATGTGAGCGTAGGAGAAGGAACCCTCATACGCAATGGAGCGTATATAATCGGACCTGTAGTAATAGGAAAAGATTGCGATATCGGACCTAATTGTTTCATACGCCCTTCAACAACTATCGGAAACAGGGTTCATATAGGGAATGCCGTTGAAGTTAAGAACAGTATCATCATGGATGATACAAAGATCGGACACCTGTCCTACATAGGGGATAGTATTATAGGACGAAAGTGCAATTTCGGTGCCGGAACAAAAGTTGCTAACCTTAGACATGATGGCAAGAACATAATGGTCAATATCAAAGGAAAGAGGACAGATTCCGGAAGAAGGAAGCTTGGCGTTATAATGGGCGACGACGTCCACACAGGGATAAACACCAGCATAAACGTAGGAACGGTTATGAAAAGTGGAAGTTTTACGAAACCCGGAGAAGTTGTCAGATGA